The genomic interval cactgataaatgtgtttattttaccccaaagactgaactctaagactgaactcattaagtcagcattactttgaatatgcaaaagaagttttaattttacagttattaaatgttcacttggtgcaatttcttttgttgaaatatttaatgcactgcatcaGTTGGCCGttctagttcaacaaatgcacttttgcaaatacatataaaatgttatagaagactttactgttgcaaaaggttgttattattacattgttttgtgtttttaattaaacatatgtgtggtgaaatttgccttgttaaaaatattctagtCAAGGTTTGggccaaatgttaaaatttgcaatgcacttgaattattttgctcatcaataaatgatgcagtataaagcctttattgtgaattcttttatttatttttataatttagttCAGTTGGtagcatatttagagttaagtctcaagaaataatgtaagtaggggtcttcggcccagtggcatctcaaaatgttcaaatctggcccagaagaaaaagtaattgaataggCCTGGTCTAGGGTCTTGAGTAGTCCAGGTCCCTGAAGGGAAATATCCCACCTTGTTGCaatggaagaagaaaaacatatatatatacaggcaGACAGGCTTAACCTTGACAGTGACAGCAGCATacagaagaggaaaacaaatattaaacgTACATTAAATACAGGGCCTACGATTAACATGCATTTATATGTTAAAATGAGGGTTTCTATAACACATTAATTAGAATGTTTTCTCAAGTTTTATAGAATCAACATTCTGCCTTTTCTTAGACTGCTTTTTTGCCATAAGGAAGCCAACTGATGCGCAAACAGCTCCAAATACTGCAACAATCAGTAGAGCAAATATGGTGTTAAGTGCAGTTTCGGCATCAGCGGCAGAGAGCCCCATACCAAGGAATCCCACAGGGGCATTGTCAGTGATCGGGGGCACAGTTGATTCTGCATGAGAGACAGAGGaaccaaagtttttattttttaacattttagatGGTAGATGAAATCAGAACTTTATTTTAACTCCCCCCTGTGGTTGCTATGATTCACCCACTGAAATTGTATTAAGGTGTAAAATGATTTTGTGATGTGGCTGCTTTGACTACAGCTACAGGTGCTAGCgctctgctaggcctcacctaATTTGAGTCCCTGAACTAGatctctgagttttttttttagtgttgctGTCTTTTGGAGCACCTTTAATGCAATTATTTGACAATTATTTGTTGTATAGATAATTGTACTTCTTGGATGGGCCTTTAGtaagttttggtgagtgaaactattttctttctgttattTAGCTCTAAATTAGCTGGTGTCTGTGAGCAGGTACAGAAACACTAACAAAATGCTGGGTAAAAACTATATATTTCATTATGTCAGAGGATTATTTTCATACCCAATGTCTAGTTACCTGTCAACGGGTAACTAGACATTGGGCATTTAGCTATTTGTTAGCAAGCTATTGCAGTTAACCAAGGCACTTTCAAACATGTTAATGCTATCTAAATGACCCACATTCCACTGTAACACCAGTGAGGCTCTTTTGTAATACTTAAGCTCAGCTTACAAAAACAGTAGCCTAATACTAACATTTAGATATTTCACAGAATGCTTGTTGCATACATAGAAATACTGAGTTAGGATCCCCTGGTTTTCCTGTTGTTCCTGCTGATGGCACTTTACATGTTATTGAAGCTGTCCACTTTAGGAGTGctaaaaaggctttttttggCGACGTGCATTCTACTTCACAGAAGTTTTAAGACATTTTCCAGATTTTCATAATGCGGTACCTTCATGCAACACAGTAACAATGGAGAGCTGTGAATTGCACCTTACCAACCaggcttgctagcattagctcaAAATTTTACATTTCACTCTCCCACCTAAATATAGTGTCTTCTGGCTTCAAAATACCAAGACGGTGTTGGCCATAATGCTTAACTGATAAAACTGAGACTGAACTGAAACTTTAAATAACAGTGGGTTACTTTATGGTGGCTACATAATTATCTGTTATACAGTATTTACAGTATGTGGTGTCAGTTTACCTTCCGTCACAGGATTCAAGCACTCATGTCCTGAAGCAGGGTCAGGGAATCCGTTGCAGGCTATTATTTTGGAGTAGAGGGAAACAGAGTTCTTGGCTACTCGAGCAAGATCAGGGTCTGAATGATTGAGATAAAAAAGCCCAAATCTTTCGGAAAAGCCTGTGGCCCACTCAAGGTTGTCCATCAGTGTCCAAGCTGTGTAACCGTGGATGTCTACACCGTCTAGTAAGTAAGCTGTAAAGAGAAAAGACACACTGTtaattactttgttttgtttgttgttttattgtacttaaaatctattttcttgataaaaaaaattccagtggcatggggtgggagtggggggcatcatttacatttatatgAGACATCAAAATAGTGCTCATATGACTTTTGTTCCCTCTAACTGTCCTGGTCTGAGATATATTCCAAGATAAAGTTTTGATACCTTTTAACAACTGATTGATGTATTTTTCATAGTAGTAGCTCCTGTGAACATCATTTAGATCAACAGCACCCCGCTCTGAGATGCCGTTCTCAGTGATGATAATTGTTGGATTTCCATACTCCTCCTTAATGAAGTTAAGTATCTTGCGGAATCCAAATGGTGAGACCTTCAGCCAGGCTGAACCTGAATCCAGCCAGGTACGATCAGCAATTGTCCCCACACCTCTGTGAAGATCAGAAAGGTAAGATTTAAAATTTTGAACACGGTAAAGAACAAATAAGTCTCACATTTCAGTGAACTGTCATAGAAGAGGACAAAGTAGAATCTATTGGTGTATTtcattagaagaagaaaaaaaagttattattaaagttattaatGTGTGTCCAATATTTGCTTACCTGTCTGCATCATAGTGCTGAAGGTTTTTATAGTCCACGGGGAATGCTAGGACAGTGGTGTAATGGTTGAAACCAAAATAATCGTAAGTGCCTTTAATTCTTTTAATCTCCTCTGGAGTGAACTCAGGCAGCCTGGAAAATGGAAGGGAAACTAAATTAACTGTGGTTCGACCTTATGTGCCAGCTGTAAATGttggttttaaaaaagaaagaaaccaaaaaaaccccaaaacaaacaaacaaacaaaaaaaaaaaaaaaaaatatatatatatatatatatatatatatatatatatatatatatatatatatatatttttttttttttctctctcccagcttaaaatgtaatttttatagTACCGTGATTTCGGTAGACCAGCAGCAAGGCTTCGTTCCCGAATGATTGTCTTCATTATCTCACTGTAGTCACCATTATAAACAGGATGGGCAAACCAGCCAAGTTGAAACTGCacaaaaagagagacaaaaatcACTTGAAATAACCACCATAAAGTTTTGCTTGAAAATATAACAAGAACTGGCATACCTCAACCACACGTCTTGCAGCATCATAGTCCTCCTGCTTATAGGGATTTCTGGGTTCAGACCAGTCAGAGTTGATGGTGATGGAGATAATTCCTTTCTGTTCTGCCCGATACTTGTCATTGTAGACATGCCAGGCCTCAGCATGAGCTTTAAGCAGGTTGTGAGCAACGATATAGGGCAGAGTGCCTGGTCGAAAACTAATCCCTGGAGACACATAAAGACACATTTGAAGCCTTTATTCGATATGTTTTCTGTTATCATGTGTTTGGTCAAGGATTGTTTGTTTTCAAAGAAGACATTTTGTTTGATGTTTGtaataatacattttgttttgaacaATTTTGGTTTCTTTAACTTATTAAGTAGTGCATGCTAAATAACATTACTATTCCTATTTGTTAAATCTAAAAACCAACCAGGAATACTAAAGCATTCCTTTAAACTCACCCGGGGCAGCTGTTCCATAACCATGGCCTATGTTGGCTACATTGTATGGCTCATTAATGGTGATCCAAAATTTCACTTTATGACCAAGTCGGCTAAAGATTAAGTCAGCATAATCTCTGAATTTAGTAACGATAGTGTCATTTTCCCATCCCCCAATATCCTGCAGCGCTTGTGGAAGGTCCCAGTGGtacagagtgatctgagagcaAAGAAAGAACAGTCAAGGTTTACCAACTTTATTGAATCTACCAGCTTTGCACTACAGTTCTTTTAGTTGTAATTATACATACATGAGGCTGAATGTTTGCCGCAAGCAGTGCATCCACCAGTTTGTGGTAGTAATTGAGTCCAGCCTCATTAATGTGATTAGTGGTGCCATCAGGAAGGACCCTTGGCCAGGATATGGAGAATCGATAATGGGTCACCTTGAGTTGCTTTAATATAGCAACATCCTCTTCTACTTTATTGTAACTGTCACAAGCTATGTCCCCAGTGTCATCATTGAATACTCTGAGAGGGGTGTGAGCAAACCTGTCCCAGATGCTGAGACCTTTTCCATCGGCCCGCCATCCCCCTTCAATCTGGCAATAGTAAATATAAAAGCCATGTGATTTTAAAACAGAATGAGCAATGCGGTATACATACGGTGGCCTGATCCACATTACCTGGTATGATGCTGTTGCAACACTCCAAATGAAATCATCTCGAAAATGTCCAGAAAGCATCTTCTCATCATCTGGTAGAGGGAAACCATTATCCCTTATGATGTTGTAATAGAAATGAGCTGAGTACTTGGGTGTTCTCGGCCGATTTGGGTTAGTGAAGTCCACATGGTGCAGGCCAAATCCAACTTTGTACCCATTCAGCCACTCAAAGGAATCCATGAGAGAGGCTGCAATGTATCCTTTCACGCTCACCCCATCAAGTTCATAGGCTGTcatgtaaacaaacacaaataaatgaggAACGCTAAAAAATAGTCAGTCACAatcattaaatgtatttaatgaaaTGAACATTTCAGTATACCTTTGAGAGCCTCATCAATATAGGTCTTGTAATAAAATACTCTGGCAGAGTCATCCCAAGTTGTCTTTGCTTCTGTAGCAACTCCATTCTCAGTAATGTAAATCTCAGGATCTCCATATTCCTCCTTTATCCAGTTTAGGAGTCTCCTTAAACCCCATGCCACAGCTCTTTGGTTTTTGATTGCTGTAGTTGGTGAAtcaccttcctcttcttctttgaaATCCCAGTCATATTCATAGGACTGGGGGGTAAGCTTAGCTGTAACATGGCTTGCAATCTTTGTAGTGTAATGATTTAGACAAAACACATCAGCAGTTCCCTTGATGAAGCTCTTTTCTTCTTCGGTGAAGGAAGGAAGTCTTGACTCTGAAAACCCTTGAAGTTCACTTTTGTTTCCAACTTGCCACTTTAGTGCTTCAGGATAGTCACCATTCTTAAAAATGGGGTGTGCAAACCATCCCAGTTGGAACTGCATCGCCCGATCAGCAGCCACCACTTCACGGCGAACATTGACATCTTTAGGTTCAAACCAATTAGCACTGACGGCAATGGATATTAGACCACCCTGGGACTTACGATACTTGTCATCATAGGTATGGTAGGCCTTGGCGTGAGCTTTAATGAGGTTGTGTGCAACTCTGTATGGTGCATATCCTGGGTCCTTAACATTTGGTGGCATATTTCCAAGTCCATATCCAGACCATGCAATTGTCTGAGGCTGGTTAAAGGTCATCCAGAATTTTACTCTGTCACCAAAGGTAGCAAAGCAGAAGTCACAAAagtcattaaatatttcaatcaTGTCTACATTTTCCCAGCCACTGAGTTTTTGCAATGCTTGAGGGAGGTCCCAGTGATAGAGTGTTACCATGGGGGTGATATTGTATGCTACAAGTCCATCGATGAGTCTGTTGTAGTAGTCAACACCTTTCTGGTTGAGGGAGCTACGTGTGCCATCAGGAAAGATCCTGGACCAGGACAAAGAGAATCTGTATGACTTCACCCTCAGAGCCCGCAGCATGTAGAGATCTTCATTAAGTCTGTTGTAACTGTCACAGGCTACATTTCCATTAGCATTATCAGGAATATTGCCGGGTGTCTGAGTGAATGTGTCCCAGACACTAGGCCCCTTGCCATCAGCATTCCAGCCACCTTCAATTTGGTAGGCCGAAGAAGAAACTCCCCAACTGAAGCCTTGAGGAAATGTGCCATAGTGGTACATTTGTCTGTGGAATTTTGACTGTGAAGAGAATTTCTCCCAAACAACCTTTGATTTAGATGGAACCTCTGAGGGTGGTAAGGCAGCTGAGCGTTGAGTTAGCTTCATTTCTTCAGCTTTAACTTTCTTACTTTTTTGTGTACCAAAGCCATTTTGCTCAATAATCTGGGAGTACAAATATGCAGATTGCTTTGGGGTTCTTGGTCTGGCTTGATCTTCAAAGTTGACGTAGTGAAGACCAAATCTTTGGCTGTAGCCTTGTTTTCCCTCAAATCCATCCATAAGTGACTGCACTGTGAATCGCTGCACATCCACTCCATCTGTGAGTGTTGCTACAAAATGAACACACAAAGATTAATACTGGAATTATTTTAACTCTGTCTAAAAGGTGGCTTCAGATCAGGAAGGATCAAGATACTAACCTTTCAGCGCCTCATTGATGTAACTTCTCATGTAGTCCATTCTGCTGGTGTCAGTGAGACTGTCTATGCTGTAATTAGTGGGCATCCCATTCCCAGTTATGTATATAGGCAGTTTGTTAACATTCAAGTACTCTGTTGAAATGTAGTTTAGGAGCCTTCTAAGTCCCCAAGGAGCAGAATAGATCCAGTCAGAAGCTGTAGACTGCCATGAGAGGTCCACAGTTGCATCAAAGTCACCCACACCCTGAGGTCCAGGGGTGCACCCACCTTTACTGTTGCTGACCAGCCGTGAAGTATAGTGATTTAAACCAAAAAAGTCAGCAGTGCCACGTATCCTCTGGCTCTCTGTGGGAGTGAAAACTGGGAGCTTTGCTGGCACAGAGTCAGGACActctgttttcttctgttcaatCTGGGCTTTGAGTGTTGCAGGATAATCTCCATCTACAAATATGGGATGTGCAAACCAGCCCAGCATAAACTGCAGGTAACGTTCTGCAGCTGCTATATCTTCAGGTTTGGCAGGGTCCTTAGGCTCAGCCCAGTCAGAGTTCAAGGCAATGCCAACTTTTCCTCCTTGTGTTTTCCTGTAATTGTCATTATAGGCATGCCAGGCCTCAGCATGGGACTTGAGAATATTGTGAGTGACCTGataatgcaaaaacaaatattaaatacaTCTGAGCAACAATAGCAACAATAAAAGTGTGTAATTGCATTATTGTAATAACAGTCTCACCTGATAGGAAGATTCCACATAGTCCTTGACTCCTGGGGCATGCTTGCCAGTACCATACCCGGCATGGCTCACTACCCAGGGACTGCTGAATGTGTTCCAGATCTTGACTCTATCTCCAAACCTTGAGAAACAGAAGTCTGCATAGGCCTTGAAGGCTTCAACAATTGAGGCATTGGTCCATCCACCAAAATCCTGGAGTTCCTGGGGCAGATCCCAGTGGTAGAGAGTGACAATGGGCTGTATGCCAGATTCAATGAGAGCATTTATCAGCTGGTCATAGTATTGAGCTCCTTTCTCTGAGTGGATTTGTCGGTAGCCTGAGGGGAAAATACGGGCCCAAGAGATGGAAAATTGGTAGGTGTTGACCTGAAGGCCTCGCAGAAGGTAGACATCATAATCTACCTTATGGTAACTGTCACAAGCCAGGTCAGCTGTCTGATTGTCAGAGGCAAGGCCTTCATGACCAAAACGGTCCCAAATAGTCTTTCCCTTTCCACCTTCTGACCAGCCACCTTCAACCTTGAAGGACACGCTGGAGGTGGCCCACTGGAAGTCAGAAGGAAATGACTCTTCAAGGAAAATATCTCGTTCCGTTGTAGTCTGGGCTCCAAACTTATCCCACACTGTCTGATAATTGTTTTTTAATCCTGTCACACCAGTATGATGTGAAATTTCCCGGCTTTTGGAAaagagaaagatgtgaaaatATAAGTAAACTTAATTTCAAAACTGAATTAAAGCAATTTTAATACATAAGAATCAGAGATATAAACTCTTACCTGATGGGAGCATATTCTATGTCCAGCTTGCCTAACATGTCCTTCACGTCACACCCCATAATATTCAGGCCATTGTTCATCAGGACTGCATTGTGTTCAAGAAATAGTTACAGTATTAttatcaaaatgtttttgacaGCTGTATTGCAAGTTTTTACAGTGTGCTTAATGTAAAATCTTAAtctctttcattaaaaaaaaaaaatagaggatgATTTTAGAACAGTGGATCTCAAACTTTCCTGGAGTGGACCACTTCAAAAGCCAGAAAAAGTTCAAGCCTTTTCCCATTGCTTATTATTGTTGacaatttaaaaacagattCATGTTGAATTTTACTTAAATTAAGG from Archocentrus centrarchus isolate MPI-CPG fArcCen1 chromosome 21, fArcCen1, whole genome shotgun sequence carries:
- the LOC115800624 gene encoding lactase-phlorizin hydrolase; this encodes MMKLLWVVCLYISCLCGCQSSELNGREDFMLLAGSLTKQVVRSSDRGMNDAFDCSHSIPPGSKQYFEYLQSRGVTHFKVPLSWAQLLPTGHPSQPQQAVVRCYQTLLKQLLEVGLQPLVILHGWKVPEPLQSRYGGWESQELVEMFQQYAEFAFQEFAPLARSWLTLSDLDDGWHDEQPADAPSFLQNILQLNKNIYQLYHRRFPDKGRRLSIGLRATDVAFLSHIKDLTTMDFLSVHIEYNCGISSDFEKELKNIQMSIGNFPILLYEMIAHDCSQSHYQLLGEFLNVLMNNGLNIMGCDVKDMLGKLDIEYAPISREISHHTGVTGLKNNYQTVWDKFGAQTTTERDIFLEESFPSDFQWATSSVSFKVEGGWSEGGKGKTIWDRFGHEGLASDNQTADLACDSYHKVDYDVYLLRGLQVNTYQFSISWARIFPSGYRQIHSEKGAQYYDQLINALIESGIQPIVTLYHWDLPQELQDFGGWTNASIVEAFKAYADFCFSRFGDRVKIWNTFSSPWVVSHAGYGTGKHAPGVKDYVESSYQVTHNILKSHAEAWHAYNDNYRKTQGGKVGIALNSDWAEPKDPAKPEDIAAAERYLQFMLGWFAHPIFVDGDYPATLKAQIEQKKTECPDSVPAKLPVFTPTESQRIRGTADFFGLNHYTSRLVSNSKGGCTPGPQGVGDFDATVDLSWQSTASDWIYSAPWGLRRLLNYISTEYLNVNKLPIYITGNGMPTNYSIDSLTDTSRMDYMRSYINEALKATLTDGVDVQRFTVQSLMDGFEGKQGYSQRFGLHYVNFEDQARPRTPKQSAYLYSQIIEQNGFGTQKSKKVKAEEMKLTQRSAALPPSEVPSKSKVVWEKFSSQSKFHRQMYHYGTFPQGFSWGVSSSAYQIEGGWNADGKGPSVWDTFTQTPGNIPDNANGNVACDSYNRLNEDLYMLRALRVKSYRFSLSWSRIFPDGTRSSLNQKGVDYYNRLIDGLVAYNITPMVTLYHWDLPQALQKLSGWENVDMIEIFNDFCDFCFATFGDRVKFWMTFNQPQTIAWSGYGLGNMPPNVKDPGYAPYRVAHNLIKAHAKAYHTYDDKYRKSQGGLISIAVSANWFEPKDVNVRREVVAADRAMQFQLGWFAHPIFKNGDYPEALKWQVGNKSELQGFSESRLPSFTEEEKSFIKGTADVFCLNHYTTKIASHVTAKLTPQSYEYDWDFKEEEEGDSPTTAIKNQRAVAWGLRRLLNWIKEEYGDPEIYITENGVATEAKTTWDDSARVFYYKTYIDEALKAYELDGVSVKGYIAASLMDSFEWLNGYKVGFGLHHVDFTNPNRPRTPKYSAHFYYNIIRDNGFPLPDDEKMLSGHFRDDFIWSVATASYQIEGGWRADGKGLSIWDRFAHTPLRVFNDDTGDIACDSYNKVEEDVAILKQLKVTHYRFSISWPRVLPDGTTNHINEAGLNYYHKLVDALLAANIQPHITLYHWDLPQALQDIGGWENDTIVTKFRDYADLIFSRLGHKVKFWITINEPYNVANIGHGYGTAAPGISFRPGTLPYIVAHNLLKAHAEAWHVYNDKYRAEQKGIISITINSDWSEPRNPYKQEDYDAARRVVEFQLGWFAHPVYNGDYSEIMKTIIRERSLAAGLPKSRLPEFTPEEIKRIKGTYDYFGFNHYTTVLAFPVDYKNLQHYDADRGVGTIADRTWLDSGSAWLKVSPFGFRKILNFIKEEYGNPTIIITENGISERGAVDLNDVHRSYYYEKYINQLLKAYLLDGVDIHGYTAWTLMDNLEWATGFSERFGLFYLNHSDPDLARVAKNSVSLYSKIIACNGFPDPASGHECLNPVTEESTVPPITDNAPVGFLGMGLSAADAETALNTIFALLIVAVFGAVCASVGFLMAKKQSKKRQNVDSIKLEKTF